One window from the genome of Kaistella carnis encodes:
- the miaB gene encoding tRNA (N6-isopentenyl adenosine(37)-C2)-methylthiotransferase MiaB — protein MQEKYIDETKQGEAFAIAEKPQNSKKLFLESYGCQMNFSDSEIVASILNEQGYNTTLSPDDADLILLNTCSIRDKAEQTVRMRLSQFKNLKKEKPNLTVGVLGCMAERLKTKFLEEEQLVDLVVGPDAYRDLPNLLKETEGGRDAINVILSKDETYADINPVRLGGNGVTAFVTITRGCDNMCTFCVVPFTRGRERSRDPHSIIEECKQLWDNGYKEITLLGQNVDSYLWFGGGPKKDFKKASEMQKLTAVNFAQLMEMVALAVPKMRIRFSTSNPHDMTTDVFHVMAKYDNICKYVHLPVQSGSDRMLERMNRQHTRAEYLELIRQAKAIVPDVSFSQDMIIGFCGETEEDHQLTLSLMREVEYDYGYMFSYSERPGTPAAKKMEDDIPAEVKQRRLAEVIALQGELSRKRMQGYVGRNHEVLIEGTSRKNENQWKGRNSQNAVCVFDKLPGQKLGDFVTVFVEGNTQGTLLGRTVQ, from the coding sequence GTGCAAGAAAAATATATAGACGAAACCAAACAAGGTGAAGCTTTTGCAATCGCCGAAAAACCACAGAATTCTAAGAAATTGTTTTTAGAAAGCTACGGCTGTCAAATGAATTTCTCGGATTCTGAAATTGTAGCTTCTATTCTGAATGAACAAGGCTACAACACGACTCTATCTCCAGATGATGCAGATTTAATCTTATTAAATACCTGCTCTATTCGGGATAAAGCTGAACAAACCGTACGAATGAGACTTTCTCAGTTCAAAAATCTGAAGAAGGAAAAACCCAATTTAACAGTGGGTGTTTTGGGTTGCATGGCCGAACGTTTAAAAACCAAATTCCTCGAAGAAGAGCAATTGGTAGACCTCGTTGTTGGCCCCGATGCTTACCGGGATTTGCCTAATTTATTAAAAGAAACAGAGGGTGGCCGCGATGCCATCAATGTTATTTTATCGAAAGATGAAACATACGCCGATATCAACCCGGTCCGTTTGGGTGGAAACGGTGTTACCGCGTTCGTGACCATCACCAGAGGTTGCGATAATATGTGTACTTTTTGTGTAGTCCCATTTACGCGCGGTCGCGAGAGGAGTCGCGATCCTCATTCAATTATCGAAGAATGTAAGCAACTTTGGGACAATGGATATAAAGAAATTACCTTACTCGGACAAAACGTAGATTCTTATCTTTGGTTTGGCGGCGGTCCTAAAAAAGACTTTAAAAAAGCCAGTGAGATGCAGAAATTAACCGCAGTTAATTTTGCGCAGTTAATGGAGATGGTTGCACTTGCCGTTCCCAAAATGCGAATCAGATTCTCAACTTCCAATCCTCATGATATGACAACCGACGTTTTTCATGTGATGGCGAAGTATGATAATATTTGCAAATATGTTCACCTGCCAGTACAAAGTGGAAGCGACAGAATGCTCGAAAGAATGAACCGCCAGCACACGCGTGCAGAATATCTGGAGCTCATTCGACAAGCAAAAGCCATCGTTCCGGATGTTTCATTTTCTCAGGATATGATCATCGGATTCTGTGGCGAAACCGAAGAAGATCATCAACTGACCTTATCTTTAATGAGAGAAGTAGAATACGATTACGGCTACATGTTCTCCTACTCAGAACGACCGGGAACGCCAGCCGCAAAAAAGATGGAAGACGATATTCCAGCAGAGGTAAAACAAAGAAGATTAGCAGAAGTAATTGCGTTACAGGGCGAACTTTCCCGTAAAAGAATGCAAGGATATGTGGGTAGAAACCACGAGGTTTTAATTGAAGGAACTTCCCGAAAAAACGAAAACCAGTGGAAAGGACGTAATTCTCAAAATGCAGTTTGCGTTTTCGATAAATTGCCCGGACAGAAATTAGGAGACTTTGTGACCGTATTTGTGGAAGGAAATACGCAGGGAACACTTTTAGGAAGAACGGTTCAGTAG
- a CDS encoding helicase HerA-like domain-containing protein, with product MADKEKFIQELTSRYTPKGEFITLGKGMLDGEVVTEVDVTIPLKTINRHGLIAGATGTGKTKTVQVFAEQLSHAGIPSLVLDIKGDFSGIAEPGTESAIISERYAKTQLPYQAQSFPVELMSISGEKGVKLRATVTEFGPLLLSKILNLNDTQSSIMSIVFKYSDDKGLPLIDLHDLKKLLQYLTDNDQGKADLKANYGSISPASLGAILRSIVALEQQGATEFFGEPSFDVNDLLQTRDGKGVVNILRVQNIQSQPQLFSTFMLSLFAEIYMTFPEEGDSGKPKFVLFIDEAHLIFNEASKTLLAQIETMVKLIRSKGVGIYFITQIPGDVPENVLSQLGMKIQHALRGFTAKDRKEISKAVENYPITEYYDSAQLIQNLGIGEAFITALDEKGIPTPLVHTFLISPESRMDVLTESEVAALTGQSALVKKYEQTVNKDSAYEMLTTRMDQAVQDAAPTMKKSVTKEQPNVFQEVIGSRAGKTFMNTFARELGKFALGMITGKRR from the coding sequence ATGGCAGATAAAGAAAAATTCATACAGGAACTTACGTCGAGATACACCCCAAAAGGAGAATTTATCACTTTAGGAAAAGGAATGCTCGATGGTGAAGTTGTAACCGAAGTCGATGTAACTATTCCCTTGAAAACAATCAACCGTCACGGTTTAATCGCCGGCGCAACCGGAACCGGGAAAACCAAAACAGTACAGGTTTTTGCAGAGCAACTTTCCCACGCTGGAATTCCTTCGCTTGTTTTAGATATCAAAGGAGATTTCTCAGGAATCGCTGAGCCTGGAACGGAAAGCGCAATTATATCTGAACGATATGCCAAGACACAACTCCCTTATCAAGCGCAATCTTTTCCGGTAGAATTGATGTCGATTTCTGGTGAAAAAGGCGTAAAACTTCGTGCAACCGTTACAGAATTTGGACCTTTGCTTTTAAGTAAAATTTTAAATTTGAATGATACGCAAAGCAGCATCATGTCGATTGTTTTTAAATATTCGGATGATAAAGGCTTGCCTTTAATTGACCTCCATGACTTGAAAAAACTGCTTCAATATCTTACTGATAACGATCAGGGAAAGGCAGATTTAAAAGCTAATTATGGTTCTATCTCACCGGCATCTTTGGGTGCAATTTTACGTTCAATTGTTGCATTGGAGCAGCAAGGTGCAACCGAATTTTTTGGTGAACCGAGTTTTGACGTAAATGATTTATTGCAAACGCGCGACGGAAAAGGAGTCGTAAATATTTTAAGAGTTCAAAATATTCAAAGTCAGCCCCAACTTTTTTCCACATTTATGTTGTCTCTTTTTGCAGAGATTTACATGACTTTCCCTGAAGAAGGCGATTCAGGAAAACCGAAATTTGTCCTGTTTATCGATGAAGCGCATCTTATTTTTAATGAAGCAAGCAAAACTTTATTGGCACAAATTGAAACGATGGTAAAACTCATCCGTTCAAAAGGAGTTGGAATTTATTTTATTACCCAAATCCCGGGCGACGTTCCGGAAAATGTTTTGAGCCAACTGGGAATGAAAATTCAACATGCGTTACGTGGTTTCACAGCGAAAGACCGAAAAGAAATTTCGAAAGCGGTAGAAAATTATCCGATCACAGAATATTACGATTCCGCACAACTCATTCAAAATCTGGGAATTGGGGAAGCATTTATCACGGCTTTAGATGAGAAAGGAATTCCGACTCCTTTGGTTCATACTTTTTTAATTTCACCTGAAAGTAGAATGGATGTTTTGACCGAGTCAGAAGTCGCTGCCTTAACGGGCCAATCTGCATTGGTGAAAAAATATGAGCAAACCGTAAATAAAGATTCCGCCTACGAAATGCTGACTACCAGAATGGACCAAGCGGTACAGGATGCTGCACCAACAATGAAGAAATCCGTCACAAAAGAGCAACCAAATGTTTTTCAGGAAGTAATTGGCAGCAGAGCCGGAAAAACTTTTATGAATACCTTTGCCCGGGAACTCGGTAAGTTTGCATTAGGAATGATCACAGGAAAAAGAAGATAA
- a CDS encoding IS1595 family transposase, with product MNIFSFGVEFSSEEDCISHFKAERDKIGVSCKCGKTDFFWIKSRLSYECKSCRKRTTLRSGTIMENSNLSFLVWYKAMFLMSATKKGFSAKEMQRQLGLKRYEPVWAMMHKLRKAMGKRDERYTLEGMIEMDEGYFTVESRELEQEKGIRGRGAVGKQNVAVMAESTPLENIETGETSKSCRYFKAIVLEDHTAEGINETIKESLAESSIVFTDQSTSYVDISQLVEIHISEKSSKETTKDTLRWVHIFISNAKRNLLGNYHKIKRKNLQLYLNEFVYKLNRRYFEDKLFDRLVIASITGV from the coding sequence ATGAATATTTTTAGTTTTGGCGTAGAGTTTAGCAGTGAAGAGGATTGTATATCTCATTTTAAAGCAGAACGTGACAAAATTGGCGTTTCCTGCAAGTGCGGAAAAACTGATTTTTTTTGGATTAAAAGCAGATTAAGTTACGAGTGTAAATCTTGTAGAAAGCGAACTACATTACGAAGTGGAACCATCATGGAAAATTCCAATTTGTCCTTTCTAGTTTGGTATAAAGCGATGTTTTTGATGAGTGCAACAAAAAAAGGATTTTCTGCTAAAGAAATGCAAAGGCAATTAGGTTTGAAGCGCTATGAGCCAGTTTGGGCTATGATGCACAAATTGAGAAAAGCGATGGGAAAACGAGATGAAAGATACACTTTAGAGGGCATGATTGAAATGGATGAAGGGTATTTTACAGTTGAATCTAGAGAACTGGAACAAGAGAAAGGGATTCGTGGAAGAGGTGCAGTTGGAAAGCAAAATGTTGCAGTGATGGCGGAATCTACGCCATTAGAAAATATAGAAACAGGAGAGACATCGAAATCTTGTAGATATTTTAAAGCAATAGTATTAGAAGATCATACAGCAGAGGGAATTAATGAGACTATTAAAGAATCTTTGGCAGAATCCAGCATAGTTTTTACAGATCAAAGCACGTCATATGTTGATATATCACAACTTGTAGAAATTCATATTTCAGAAAAATCTTCGAAAGAAACTACAAAAGATACTTTGCGTTGGGTTCACATATTTATCAGTAATGCGAAAAGGAATTTATTAGGAAATTACCACAAAATAAAACGCAAAAACCTTCAACTTTATCTAAATGAGTTTGTTTATAAGTTAAATCGGAGATATTTTGAAGATAAACTGTTCGATAGACTTGTGATAGCAAGCATTACAGGAGTATGA
- the lysA gene encoding diaminopimelate decarboxylase: MTDKNLIKIAEEFGTPTYVYDAESIKNHYEKLTSSFHKSTRFFYAAKALTNINILKYIKNLGASLDCVSINEVKLGLKAGFTSDKILFTPNCVDLREIEEAMGLKVHINIDNISILEQFGNKYGNTYPIFVRINPHIYAGGNHKISTGHIDSKFGISIHQLRHIERVMKSTNLLVEGLHMHTGSEIKDADVFLQGLEIMFELAEHFPDLKYIDMGSGFKVPYQEGDMETDVKTLGKKVEKAVADYQKESSRKFQLWFEPGKYLVSESGHFLVKSNVIKQTTATVFVGINSGFNHLIRPMFYDSYHIIENLSNPKGPERIYTVVGNICETDTFAWDRKINEVREGDILVFRNAGAYGFEMSSNFNSRLKPAEVFFLDGKAHLIRRREEFEDLLKNQIEVL; this comes from the coding sequence ATGACCGATAAAAATTTAATCAAAATCGCCGAAGAATTCGGGACACCTACTTATGTTTATGACGCGGAAAGCATTAAAAATCACTACGAAAAACTAACGTCTTCCTTTCATAAAAGCACGCGTTTCTTTTACGCTGCAAAGGCGTTGACGAACATTAATATTTTAAAATACATTAAAAATCTAGGAGCAAGTTTAGACTGTGTTTCAATCAATGAAGTGAAATTAGGTTTAAAAGCTGGATTCACTTCCGACAAAATTTTGTTCACGCCAAATTGTGTCGACTTGCGGGAAATTGAAGAAGCGATGGGTTTAAAAGTTCATATCAACATTGATAATATCTCAATTTTGGAACAGTTTGGTAACAAATACGGAAATACATATCCCATCTTCGTGCGAATCAACCCACACATTTATGCCGGTGGAAATCACAAAATTTCCACGGGTCATATCGATTCTAAGTTTGGAATTTCTATTCACCAACTTCGTCATATCGAACGCGTCATGAAATCAACTAATCTTTTAGTCGAAGGATTGCATATGCATACCGGAAGTGAAATTAAAGATGCTGATGTTTTTCTACAAGGCCTCGAGATCATGTTCGAACTGGCAGAACATTTCCCGGACTTAAAATACATCGATATGGGAAGCGGCTTCAAAGTTCCTTATCAGGAAGGAGATATGGAAACCGATGTGAAAACTTTAGGTAAAAAAGTAGAAAAAGCCGTGGCTGATTATCAGAAAGAAAGCAGCAGAAAGTTTCAACTTTGGTTTGAGCCTGGAAAATACCTCGTGAGTGAGAGCGGGCATTTCCTCGTAAAATCAAATGTCATTAAACAAACAACTGCCACCGTTTTCGTGGGAATTAATTCTGGTTTTAATCATTTAATTCGCCCCATGTTTTACGATTCCTATCATATTATAGAAAATTTATCAAATCCAAAAGGACCCGAAAGGATTTATACGGTGGTTGGAAACATTTGTGAAACCGACACTTTTGCCTGGGACAGAAAAATAAATGAAGTTCGGGAAGGAGATATTTTAGTCTTTAGAAATGCCGGAGCTTATGGTTTTGAAATGAGTTCTAATTTCAATTCGCGACTAAAACCAGCGGAAGTGTTTTTCTTAGACGGCAAAGCGCACTTAATCAGAAGAAGAGAGGAATTTGAAGATTTACTGAAAAATCAAATAGAAGTACTATAA
- a CDS encoding 3'-5' exonuclease, protein MYSVIDIESNGAPFRKESIIEIAVYKYDGHRIVDQFISLVNPESDITPFVQKLTKISPKMVRTAPKFHEIAKRVVEITENTTLVGHNIEFDYRMLRQEFKRLGYDFKINTIDTIPLAKKLIPMAESYNLGKLVKSLGIPLVDQHRASGDAKATLELFKLLMIKDKDSEIIQQHHDEVNAKTYLNKIRDLTQDLPAEKGILYFQDKDGKIIFSDFVEDLNKFAKSVFNSKSKRWKTIQEEVEQIHYELTGNDVLAKLLMKTKGLRKKESLLFGLYHKNDNYFADKISNQKIEKPLLKFKSFTQGSKAVSFINSNPELKDVNNLKKRITISKKDELWISTGRVLGEKYFLLFEKGKLKSYGFYELYTQIESLQKLSSLKIDIDFPTADLQNDLKLGLLRGDFEIVPLPVK, encoded by the coding sequence TTGTATTCAGTAATCGATATAGAAAGTAACGGTGCACCCTTTCGTAAAGAAAGCATCATCGAAATCGCCGTGTATAAATATGACGGCCACCGCATTGTAGACCAGTTTATTTCCTTGGTCAATCCCGAAAGCGACATCACGCCATTTGTACAAAAATTGACGAAAATATCGCCAAAAATGGTAAGAACCGCACCAAAGTTTCATGAAATAGCCAAAAGAGTCGTTGAAATCACCGAAAACACGACTTTAGTTGGACACAATATTGAATTCGATTACAGAATGCTTCGGCAGGAATTTAAAAGATTAGGTTATGACTTCAAAATCAACACGATAGACACCATTCCCTTAGCCAAAAAACTGATTCCAATGGCGGAAAGTTACAACCTTGGAAAATTGGTGAAATCCCTTGGTATTCCTTTGGTTGACCAACACCGCGCTTCCGGTGATGCGAAGGCAACTTTGGAACTGTTCAAATTATTAATGATTAAAGACAAGGATTCTGAAATCATTCAACAACATCACGATGAGGTCAACGCGAAAACTTATCTAAATAAAATTCGGGATCTTACACAGGATTTACCCGCAGAGAAAGGAATTCTTTATTTTCAGGATAAAGACGGAAAAATAATATTTTCAGACTTTGTAGAGGATCTGAATAAGTTTGCAAAGAGTGTATTTAATTCCAAATCAAAACGCTGGAAGACCATTCAAGAAGAAGTAGAGCAAATTCATTACGAACTCACGGGAAATGATGTGCTAGCAAAACTTTTAATGAAAACCAAAGGTTTGAGAAAAAAGGAATCTTTACTCTTCGGCCTGTATCATAAAAACGATAATTATTTTGCAGACAAAATTTCTAATCAAAAGATTGAAAAACCTTTATTAAAATTTAAATCATTTACCCAGGGAAGCAAAGCCGTAAGTTTCATCAACAGTAATCCCGAATTAAAAGATGTAAACAACTTAAAAAAAAGAATTACAATTAGTAAAAAAGATGAGCTATGGATTTCTACGGGCAGAGTTTTGGGAGAAAAATACTTTTTACTTTTTGAAAAAGGAAAATTAAAAAGCTATGGCTTTTACGAACTATATACCCAAATTGAATCTCTGCAAAAATTGTCCAGTTTAAAAATTGACATTGACTTCCCAACTGCAGATTTGCAAAACGACCTGAAATTAGGACTTTTGAGAGGCGATTTTGAAATTGTTCCGCTTCCTGTAAAATAA